A genomic region of Notamacropus eugenii isolate mMacEug1 chromosome 3, mMacEug1.pri_v2, whole genome shotgun sequence contains the following coding sequences:
- the LOC140534061 gene encoding transmembrane protease serine 12-like, with the protein MGPWLVGAVWWLVWGGFAYTTGYKSLSFRGKNCGAAPLADALSGSRIVGGHEARVGAWPWIVSLQFLKVLNKSIHMCGGSLVKEAWVLTAAHCFKVSRDPQFWIAIVGVNNILQSHIKHKRIKIDSIIIHPEFKQDTFENDIALIHLKDPVTYNDFIQPICLPFFNNVPKIDKTKRCFISGWGKRREEGTLTALLQEAEIHFIPWNTCNAVGSYSGRVPNTSFCAGESYGNVDTCTGDSGGPLMCYFPENGRFFLMGITSAGVGCGRPFFPGIYTEVQLYETWIKYEWLQEVSTGKNEMNIVQGKITTIMVFIILFVPI; encoded by the exons atggggCCTTGGCTGGTGGGGGCCGTCTGGTGGTTAGTCTGGGGCGGCTTCGCGTACACCACCGGCTACAAGTCGCTCTCGTTCAGGGGGAAGA ATTGCGGGGCAGCGCCGCTGGCCGACGCGCTCTCGGGGTCTCGGATTGTGGGTGGCCACGAGGCTCGCGTGGGGGCCTGGCCCTGGATAGTCAGCCTGCAGTTTCTGAAAGTTCTCAACAAGTCCATTCATATGTGTGGCGGCTCCCTCGTTAAAGAGGCGTGGGTCCTCACGGCCGCCCACTGCTTTAAAGTGTCTAG AGATCCACAATTTTGGATAGCTATAGTTGGAGTTAATAATATTTTACAGAGCCATATAAAGCACAAGAGAATAAAAATTGATAGTATCATCATCCATCCAGAATTCAAGCAAGATACTTTTGAAAATGACATTGCACTGATTCATTTAAAAGATCCTGTGACGTATAACGATTTTATTCAGCCTATTTGTTTGCCATTTTTTAATAATGTGCCAAAAATAGACAAAACCAAACGGTGCTTCATAAGCGgttggggaaaaagaagagaagaag GTACACTGACAGCTTTATTACAAGAGGCTgaaatacattttattccttGGAATACATGTAATGCAGTAGGAAGTTATTCAGGAAGAGTTCCTAATACTTCATTTTGTGCAGGTGAAAGTTATGGAAATGTTGATACTTGCACG GGTGACAGTGGAGGTCCTTTGATGTGTTACTTTCCAGAAAATGGAAGATTTTTTCTAATGGGTATTACCAGTGCTGGAGTCGGCTGTGGCAGACCATTTTTCCCTGGGATTTATACTGAGGTGCAGTTATATGAAACATGGATAAAATATGAGTGGCTTCAGGAAGTTTCTAcaggcaaaaatgaaatgaatattgtACAGGGAAAGATTACAACAATTATGGtatttatcatattatttgtACCCATATAA